From the Phycisphaerales bacterium AB-hyl4 genome, one window contains:
- a CDS encoding GxxExxY protein, with product MGLEKYQELDPELEALAQAVIGAAIEVHRQLGPGFLESVYEKALSIELSSRNIPHACQHPTQVCYRGAVVGEGRIDILVAERLILELKCIDRFEPIHEATVISYLKATNLNLGLLINFRKPRLVDGLKRVVYTPQSPSRTSRPSPLRGESNE from the coding sequence ATGGGATTAGAGAAGTATCAGGAGTTGGACCCGGAGCTTGAAGCGCTTGCGCAAGCGGTCATCGGGGCGGCAATTGAGGTGCATCGGCAGTTGGGGCCGGGCTTTCTGGAAAGCGTGTACGAGAAGGCGTTATCCATCGAATTGAGTTCACGCAATATCCCCCATGCTTGCCAACATCCAACACAGGTTTGTTATCGAGGTGCGGTTGTTGGTGAAGGGCGCATTGACATCCTCGTTGCAGAGCGTCTGATCCTCGAACTGAAATGCATCGATCGGTTCGAGCCGATCCATGAAGCAACTGTCATCAGCTACCTGAAGGCGACAAACCTGAACCTCGGCCTCCTGATTAATTTCCGGAAGCCTCGGCTCGTGGATGGCCTGAAACGCGTGGTCTACACTCCCCAATCCCCTTCGCGAACTTCGCGTCCTTCGCCCCTTCGCGGTGAATCGAATGAGTGA
- a CDS encoding DUF58 domain-containing protein: protein MSETHTRRDDTLLTPEFMHQLDRLDVMSRKILTGKLQGERRSKKKGQSVEFADYRNYVVGDDLRFIDWNLYARLDKLFLRLFMEEEDLAVSVAIDITGSMDYGEPNKLMYAKRLAAALGYIGLVNYNRVSLFSFTDTVVDQLPGLRGRRPVPRMLDFLQQQQIAKPQTTPGSAGNLETVCKRLALLQRQPGIVILVSDFFDKGELGDALRYLASDRYDTYALQLLSPQELDPVKGQVVGDLRLKDVEDGDIAEVSITPALVKRYKANLQAYCQHVRDQCLRRGIAYLMSDTSVPFETVVLKYLRQRGLVG, encoded by the coding sequence ATGAGTGAAACGCACACCCGCCGTGACGACACCCTGCTCACCCCCGAGTTCATGCATCAGCTTGATCGGCTGGATGTCATGTCGCGCAAGATCCTCACCGGCAAACTTCAGGGCGAGCGGCGGTCGAAGAAGAAAGGCCAATCCGTCGAGTTTGCCGACTATCGCAACTACGTCGTCGGCGACGACCTGCGATTCATCGACTGGAACCTCTACGCCCGGCTCGACAAACTGTTCCTCCGCCTGTTCATGGAAGAGGAAGACCTCGCCGTCAGCGTCGCGATCGACATCACCGGCAGCATGGACTACGGCGAACCCAACAAGCTCATGTACGCCAAGCGTCTCGCCGCGGCGCTCGGCTATATCGGACTGGTGAACTACAACCGCGTGTCGCTATTCAGTTTCACCGATACCGTGGTGGACCAGCTGCCCGGCCTGCGCGGACGTCGGCCCGTCCCGCGCATGCTCGACTTCCTTCAGCAGCAGCAGATCGCAAAACCACAAACGACGCCCGGCAGCGCGGGCAATCTCGAAACCGTCTGCAAACGACTGGCGCTCCTGCAGCGGCAGCCGGGCATCGTCATCCTCGTCAGCGACTTTTTCGACAAGGGCGAACTCGGCGACGCGCTTCGCTACCTGGCCAGCGATCGGTATGACACGTATGCGCTGCAACTGCTCAGCCCACAGGAGCTGGACCCGGTCAAGGGCCAGGTCGTCGGCGACCTTCGACTCAAAGACGTCGAAGACGGCGACATCGCGGAGGTCTCCATCACGCCCGCCCTGGTCAAGCGATACAAGGCCAACCTGCAAGCCTACTGCCAGCACGTCCGCGACCAGTGCCTTCGCCGAGGCATCGCGTACCTCATGAGCGACACGAGCGTCCCATTCGAGACCGTCGTGCTCAAATACCTCCGGCAGCGCGGGCTGGTGGGGTAA
- the ilvE gene encoding branched-chain-amino-acid transaminase: protein MSKRIWLNGKLVPPEQATVNVYDHGLLYGDGVFEGIRAYNGRVFKLRTHLRRLYESAVAIRLEIPYTIDELAEAVRETIAANDRQDGYIRLCVTRGVGTLGLNPFTCEAPNVFIIVDSIKLYPAELYEQGMEIVTASTVRNHPMALSPRIKSMNYLNNILAKIEALDAGVMEAVMLNHLGYVAECTGDNIFIVRKRDGQPVVYSPPLHAGVLEGITMRAVEGLARDAGLCLERVDLTRYDLYTADEMFLTGTAAEVIPVTKVDGRVIGDGKPGKVTLSLFDAFHKLVQNNAPED from the coding sequence TTGTCGAAACGGATCTGGTTAAACGGAAAGCTCGTCCCGCCTGAGCAGGCGACGGTGAACGTGTACGATCACGGCCTGCTGTACGGCGACGGCGTATTTGAGGGCATTCGGGCCTACAACGGCCGGGTGTTCAAGCTGCGCACCCACCTTCGTCGGCTGTACGAGTCGGCTGTGGCGATTCGGCTGGAGATCCCGTACACGATCGACGAGCTGGCCGAGGCGGTGCGCGAGACGATCGCCGCGAACGATCGGCAGGACGGCTACATCCGCCTCTGCGTCACGCGCGGCGTGGGCACGCTGGGGCTGAACCCGTTCACCTGCGAAGCGCCCAACGTTTTCATCATCGTCGACAGCATCAAGCTCTACCCGGCCGAGCTGTATGAGCAGGGCATGGAGATTGTGACCGCCTCGACGGTGCGCAATCATCCGATGGCCCTTTCGCCGCGGATCAAGAGCATGAATTACCTCAACAACATCCTCGCCAAGATCGAGGCGCTGGATGCCGGGGTGATGGAAGCGGTGATGCTCAACCACCTCGGCTACGTGGCCGAGTGCACGGGTGACAACATCTTCATCGTGCGCAAGCGTGACGGCCAGCCGGTGGTGTACAGTCCGCCGCTGCATGCCGGCGTGCTGGAGGGCATCACGATGCGGGCCGTGGAGGGCTTGGCGCGTGACGCGGGCCTGTGCTTGGAGCGGGTGGATTTGACGCGGTACGACCTGTACACCGCTGACGAAATGTTCCTCACCGGCACGGCGGCGGAGGTGATCCCGGTGACCAAGGTCGACGGCCGAGTCATCGGCGACGGCAAGCCGGGCAAGGTCACGCTCAGCCTGTTCGACGCCTTCCACAAGCTGGTGCAGAACAACGCGCCGGAAGACTGA
- the truD gene encoding tRNA pseudouridine(13) synthase TruD has translation MNPIHDLAYLTPDLPGVGGRIKLRPDDFLVEEQPLYEPTGEGEHLYLFIEKRQIATTDVVRQLVKAFRVSRRDVGFAGMKDKHAISRQHFSVRMTDAEASQDEALESLSRDDRVTLLWADRHGNKLRRGHLAGNRFVIRIREIEPTRDTLIAKRVLDRLAAAGVPNYLGEQRFGYRQNNHEVGRLLLLGEHQAVLDAMLGKPEAYESEAVQLGRAAYDRGDYAEALAHWPKHLRFDRQALDALRQGRSAEKAVAAIDRNQRAFLITALQSAAFNRVLHERLSGGTFDRLLPGDLAWKHDSRAVFSVDEATAELENGPTGRVPQMAVSPSGPMWGPDMTQAEGEPGRMEREALALFGLSEADLQGHRLAAVEGARRPLRIPLRDPDLSGGVDEHGSYIRLAFELPRGAFATVVLREIMKQNVADDDDDDTA, from the coding sequence ATGAACCCTATCCACGACCTTGCTTACCTGACGCCTGACCTGCCCGGCGTGGGTGGGCGGATCAAACTGCGCCCCGATGATTTTCTCGTTGAAGAGCAACCGCTCTATGAGCCGACCGGCGAAGGCGAGCACCTCTACCTGTTCATCGAGAAGCGACAGATCGCCACGACCGATGTCGTTCGGCAACTGGTCAAAGCGTTTCGCGTAAGTCGCCGGGACGTCGGCTTCGCCGGGATGAAAGACAAGCATGCGATCAGTCGGCAGCACTTTTCCGTCCGCATGACCGACGCGGAGGCATCGCAGGATGAAGCACTCGAAAGCCTGTCGCGCGATGACCGGGTGACGCTGCTGTGGGCGGACCGGCATGGCAATAAGCTGCGGCGGGGGCATCTGGCGGGCAATCGGTTTGTGATTCGCATCCGCGAGATCGAGCCCACACGGGACACGTTGATCGCCAAGCGCGTGCTCGACCGCCTCGCGGCAGCGGGCGTGCCGAACTACCTCGGCGAGCAGCGGTTCGGCTATCGACAGAACAACCACGAAGTGGGTCGCCTGCTGCTGCTGGGCGAGCACCAGGCCGTGCTCGATGCGATGCTCGGCAAGCCGGAGGCGTACGAAAGCGAAGCGGTTCAACTCGGCCGAGCTGCGTACGACCGGGGCGATTATGCCGAAGCGCTGGCGCATTGGCCGAAGCATCTGCGGTTTGATCGGCAGGCGTTGGACGCGCTGCGGCAGGGTCGCAGCGCGGAGAAGGCGGTTGCGGCGATCGATCGCAACCAGCGCGCGTTTTTGATCACGGCGTTGCAGAGCGCGGCGTTCAACCGTGTGCTGCACGAACGGCTCTCGGGGGGCACGTTCGACCGCCTGCTGCCGGGCGACCTGGCGTGGAAGCATGACAGCCGGGCGGTGTTCAGCGTCGATGAAGCGACAGCCGAGTTGGAGAACGGGCCGACGGGTCGCGTGCCGCAGATGGCGGTGTCGCCTTCGGGGCCGATGTGGGGGCCTGACATGACCCAGGCCGAGGGCGAGCCGGGGCGGATGGAGCGTGAGGCGCTCGCGTTGTTCGGCCTGAGCGAAGCCGACCTGCAAGGGCATCGCCTCGCGGCGGTGGAGGGGGCCCGCCGACCGCTGCGCATTCCGCTGCGCGACCCGGACCTGTCCGGCGGCGTGGACGAGCATGGCTCGTATATTCGACTGGCGTTCGAACTGCCACGCGGCGCGTTCGCGACCGTGGTGCTGCGCGAGATCATGAAACAGAACGTGGCCGATGATGATGACGATGACACGGCGTGA